A segment of the Trifolium pratense cultivar HEN17-A07 linkage group LG7, ARS_RC_1.1, whole genome shotgun sequence genome:
TAGTACTGCCTTAGTAAAATGGGCAAAGGGCGGGTACCATATAATTTAGTGTCATCTGTCCACATAAAACGGTAACATCACATGCATTAATCAAACATGTGcattatttaattcaaaatttcacataATCACTATACTcattactactccctccggtcctttttataaggaacacttaggacaaaaaatttggtcctttttataagaaactttgaccaattttcaaatgttttaaatgttcaatttcacttatgcccttatttattatgagagagaatttaaaaataagtaaattagttgaataaagagtaattaaataagagtatacatggaataaattaaaatttataagagtattaaatgaaaataactatgttaaatgtgcttcattggtctgtgtgattttttcaaagtgttccttataataaggaccggagggagtattagtaTATGTTATCTATTTAGTTCAAATTTAGAGCAAATACATGAGTTTAATGTCTATGTACTGACGtactgtcagtgtaaagttattttacacctGCATTTATGATGTGTTGATACATCATATAATGAATGTCACACATAATGTTTTTATAACATACTGTGATTCCACCAAATTCAtcgtcaatccaaacatacacatattttataaataaataaataaatgcattaTTTAACAACAAAGACAACAAAATATGCAGCAActtcaataaaaaatacttcaaagaaaatattaaacagAAATTACCAGCAGCACCATAACAATTCAAACCAATTTTCCCATTGACAAAAACTACTAAATCTGATTAAGCATGAAAGCAATTCAGCAGAAGTTAATTTCAGCTTAAACCTACAAATTACAGATATACTATGAAGTTCAAAAGCCAAAACATAAAATCCTAAGACATAATAATAGATCAACAAAATCTACTGTCTTCAGAAGAAGATAATGGATTATGCATCTAACCAGAAATCAAAATCTGTAGCTGATATTTTGTGAATCTCCAATCTGCACTGTCCTTTCTTGAGGATTCGAACTTCAAAGCATGCAATCAGTTCTTGCAGGCAGCCTCCTGAAGAAATTAAGCGGCACCGATGGAAGCTTATGACGAAACCTCGGGTGTCTTAGCACATAAATTCCAGACAGAAGGGCCACAACTTGGAATGGAGTTACATAAAGTACAGAAGCAGCAATAAAACAGAAAATCACGAACAATGCCGTAGCTCTCGGATCACGCCAGCTCAGCAAAGACTGCAACCTTTCCCCTTGAGTAGCCAAGTCACCAACCACAGTTTGTATCCGACCAGCTATGCTTCTAAGCCGATCATATCTCATCCGAACAATGTCAGAAGGCCGCGAAGTCGGGAATGTGTCGAATTCTTCATCGAGTTCATCAGGATGCGCCGAATCAGCATGAGAGAGCCGAGTGTCCATGTTAGGAGGGTGTCTTGGCCTCCATCTATAGTGCCAAATTCCAATCAGGAAGAGGTAAAGGAAAACTGTTGGTAAGATAAGTTCAGGGTACATGACCAGTATTATAAACAAGATATGAATCAGAACAGTTGTAATTGGATTTTTCCAATTGCATATCTGATCAAACCATTTTCCGACAGCAATTAGTCCACTCAATACTCCCATGATTCGGAAGAAATTAGCTTTGCTTCTTCTCATACTCCACATATGGGAACCGACGTCGAGCATGTACTCGACTACCTCCTTTCTCAGCGGCGGCTCAGCACGACTCAGCCTCATTGAAACTATCTGAGTAGCTTGATGCCTCAAACTGTCAAGCTGGCTAACAGTCAACGGGTGTATATAATGCATCTTTGGCAACAACGGCAGTGAATACATATGCATCATATTGAGCAAAGAAGAACAAGTGAACCTCACAGCCAGTTGAATTTCACCCATTTTCTTCACACCATTAGGGTGAAGAACTAGAAGTGGATAGGAATGTGTATACACCCGATCAGTCTCGAGTGTCGAGAGACGAATCCTTACCTTACCGATTCTTGAATCTTTTGCCCCTCCAGCCTTTTCAGGACCATGCAaatgacaattatcaaatacaccAATTGTTATGACAGTGCAAGGATCAAAAACCTCCCAAGTATATTGCTCATTCCACCTCGGCATAAAGCTATCAATGATTGTCCTTGTTCGGATCCACTTCTGTCCGTATTTCGCTACACAATAGGCATCTGTAGTCCCCCTCCCGTCTTTATTTTTCATTGGCATCAAACCCTGTGCACTCAATATCCCCACTTCAAGAACACCGATTCCAGATTTCCAAAGCTGTTTCGCCGTTGGTCGAAGATCGCTGCTGTAGTGAGTTGATTCGTCCAAAACATGATAACCACCTTCTAGACAGACTCTCATATGAATCCTACTTGCAAAtttgatttctttcttcttttcgcCTTCTACAATAATATGTTTTTCAAGATTAAACCACCTAGTATTCACCGGTTTGTGATCTAGTCTCCGATCCATAAACTGCAAAGGAATTGCACACCTCCCCAGTACTTCTTCCTTGTTCGGAGCAACTCTGTCTTCCACACTCAAAATCAGCGGCTCCTCGAACGGTTCTGCAGCAACAAACATCAGATCCTCGTTCCATAATGGATTGATAGTCCTGCTCTGAGAGATTCTAGTCCTCAATGCCTGATTCCCCAAAATAGCCTTCACGAAAACTTCCGGATATCTACCCTTATCAGTTGGCTGCAAGTCCTGTGCTTCTATCACATTGACCCTCAAATACCAAAGCTTAGGAGACAAATAAACTTTCGACCTAATATTTGCAAGAGCATCGACCCCACTAACAGTCGCGGCATCCGAGTGCCAAGCTTCGGGAAATGCTTCATCAGCCTGTGTACCCATCCAAACAGCCAGCATCAGTTCTCCCTTAACCTTATCACCCTTTCTATCCTCCAACCTATACCATTGCGGAGCCAACGGACTATCCGGGGGAACCCGTTTCGGGACCTCATTCAAATCAAACCACACACGACCAATGAAGTCATCCTTCACAACATCCTTATCTTTCACAGTAACCTCCAACATCGAGGCCTGAAGCCGGTCCTTTGAGAAAGCAAAAACCTGATTCCATTCAGGATTGGTTTTCTTCTCGAAATGCCGAGTGGTTCCTTTATAGTTCCCGAGCTTAACTTCGGCATAAGGATCACAACTGCCAGTTACATCCTTTGAAGGCAAATCCTTAGCCTTAACAACCCTCACATAAAGGTATTGCATTTGCTCAACCAGGTCATAGGTGCTGGTTAGTTTGTCACCAGAGATTTTTCCCCCTCCAAGATGGGGTTTGGTCTCTTTCAACAGAAAATCTTCGGGTGGTGGCCTCTGCATTTTCTTTGTTCAAACAAAGACAAACCAAATTCCAGAAAAACCAAGATGTTGCTGTACAAGTCAACAACTTCAGAacctaaaaaacaataataaaacagTCACACAACTGTTACATGTTACCAAATCAAGGCCCCTAAGAATTCAGGAAAATTAATAAACTATGAAATACCGAGACAAACACCAGACACAACATTAACACGTAAAtatcgataataatttaagaaaaaatgattaaatGTAACTGCATGTCTCAGTATCGTGTCGGTGTCAGAGACACCAGACAAGACAAGCTTCAATCTGACGTGTCACTGCTACATAAGTAAATAAATTACTCTAACAAATGAAAATACAattcgacaaaaaaaaatgaaaacacaactccaaaaaaataaaaaatacaaataaggAAAAACAGcttaaactaaaaaaatggtTAATTAATAGTGTGATAAAAGCTTAAACATGATAAAAAGTAATGACAAACCTAGATCTCTGATTTCACAAGGCGTAAATGTTGGAGAAAACCAAAAGCTTTCTTTAAAGCCACAAGATCTGATTGTTCAACCTGCAAGTaatatagaaaaacaaaaacaaaaattaaaaacatatgaaCAAAATATACAAGTATAATGCAGCACaagatataataaataattgcctcaaaaaaaatgaaaaaataaaatataaaatgtagtAACATTTCAAAGGTTGAAACTTTCTGCATTCTGAAACTACCCAATGAGTAAACGAAAGTAGAAAACTTGGATTATTTGTAGATTAGTGATCTTGTAACTTCATCTAAATTTCCCAGAAATATTGGctaaaaacagaaaataaaaataaaaatgcaaactTTGCGTACCAAACACTATCATCACTTGTCACaccaaacacacacacataagAAATCCAAATCTTTACGCAACTATGcatgtacaaaaaataaaaataaaaaagtaaaaatagtagaaaaagagagtttttttttcttatgtataataatagaaaaaggGTAGTAATGTTGAAGAAGTGAAAATGGTGAATGAATGAAGAAAGATGAGAAGAAGGGTTTACCTTGTCAGAATGAAGAAGTTCTTTTGAAGCGTGAGAGATTTTTTTGGAAAGAAAAGCAGAAAAAACAATGGAGCTGAAATGagatgagagagagaggagCAGAAAAAGTGAAGaagaatagagagagagagagagagagagagagagagagagagaaaataaagaaCTCTTCTCGGCTCTTGCAACTGACAAGATGTTACTAGTACATTGTGGACTActtttcatttaaatattagtaattaaatcaattttttaattttctatatttcatgagatattttaaaaacaaacttataaaaataaaattatgataaGATTATCTCGTAAAGTTAACTCAGTTAGTAGgaatattacattatatatgttaaTTCGGGATTCGAACTTCAatcatcccacttattcaccATAATAAAGttgaaatttctagtcattatACGAgtacttaacaaaaaattatgataagATTTATGAGATGCACGTATAAAAAGGTATTACATCGTTAATTTATAACAAATTATCTATAATAATTTTCGGTGTATTATGCCAACAAActtgttttataaaaataaaatttattaaaagtaaaaaatatatatattattttaaaaaagacaTAACTAAATATAATCGAATTTAGTTAaacattttaataatttttattttagttaattatatttatgctatacaaattttaatatttatcatgtgttttttgaaggataatctcaaaaaaaattatatcaattatcaataaatttaatactattacgattaatttttttgatttacaCAAAGAGTTGTTTGAATATGAAATATAACGGTCATTGTGACATGGTGAATTCTAcctcataaataaaatattagcaAAACAATGCAAAAGGTCAAATGTATATGGTCTGAATTTTGGACCAAATAATACCCTTAActttttgccattaaaaaaaaaacctcaaattttgaaaatcatATTACAAATGTGTTCAATTAATTTGGAGGAAAATTTGCTTATACATACTACATTCTAATAtccatcttaaaaaaatgaaattttagctGCTggtttactttaaaaaaattaatcaaataaaatgtcATAATTTTTAAAAGCATTATTacatttattcatttatatacAATTTCCCATCTTGAAGAGTACTCCTaccttaataaatttaattataaaaaattgtttcatggtaaaagaaaatgaaaagaaaaagtgtAGTACATGTGTGGTTGATTTGTCTGGTTATGTGGGGTAGGGATCTCATGAATCTATGCAAAATATACAGAGAAGCTCcttttttctttgctttattGAACAGTGTATCTGCACCACTATAGCGTAGCATTGTTGTACAAAGGTTCGTGTAGGGTGTGTTTCGACTTTGGTCCCATAATAATAACTTGTCAAAACCTTACACGTCAGACACACCCTTGTGTTGTGCGtttgttttttttcatcttGCATTGGGAAAAAGGAAACATGAGTTGGAATAAATATTTGTATGACTTTGTTGCTTTAAGTTTTCTTTGAATTAAacgagaaaataaattaaaagttgaCTAAATAATTTACTTtgaattcagtttttttttaacgatGATTGATCTTCGTCGGAAAATTTATGAGATATATATAAGATGATTTCTCCTCTGTCAACTAGTTTTCTTCATACGAATATATAAGTCAAGAATCGAACATCTGACCACGTGCTTTGAATTCAACTttctttgaataaaaaaatttgcttttgttttttaacataactctttatttaaatatgtaaatatttttttcatttaagtaaaaagattatttttatcttatttataaaaaaaacaattatttttatctttctataaaaaaaacatttttatctatttttaattcaaataaaagattataaaacataaatttatttctatctttttttttcaacaTAATCATCTTTTATCCTATTTTATttgggttaaaaaaaattatttttaaaaatatatcaaactttgattttagttcctaaaaataaaaagagtaaATTACACCCTTCTCCCTTGAGAAATGCTTAGTACTatcaatataaaataacaatttttcaaataagtaataataattaaaaaaattatactaacaaataaaaacaaatattagcatataaaatgTTGCTGGATTATTTTCGataaatacttttaaaatatcaactttttatattttgttactaataaataattaaaaatatattgtaaaaaaataattaaaaatattaatagtcAAAATTAAACATCGACATGTATGAAACACTTAACTCAACTCGGTCACTTAATATGGGATTGAAGGAGTAGCTATTTTGTTCAAAATGACATCGCTGGGCACCAAAGATGTGGGGGTTTaaatagaaataataaatatggATACAAAATTATCCAATTGTTATTCTTAttggatttttttctttataatcgGTGATGGATTTAAAGCCCAATAATATTCCTACTCACTGACACTCGAAATttcgaaaatttctcatcccatcCACTCactttttccaaatttgaactaaaaaaaatcggaaaacgcgttccgaattttttgaccaagggcaaaaatggaaaaacagggagtaggtgagaaagtgagtgggtgggatgagaaattttcgaaATTCCCACTAAGTCATAGACCCACTTcgcacaaaattaatttttccattctcaaataaatcaaaccaacgcaaataaaataacaattttttaaataagtaataataattaaaaataatgccatttaaaacaatatcatcaaaaaatgatattatttaAAACTAACATATTACTTTTCTCGATAGATAGAATTTAACAAATTTCATAGATTAAATATTCAAATAGAATTTCCACAAAGCAtttaacacaaataaaaatattttaaatacataaataaaagtGAGATTAACAACTTAATCCACGAGTCTACGCTAATCTAAAATTAAGGGTCTTACAATTATTGACACATCTCGGGCACATGAGTCGATTGGCTCTCGCGAAAGATTATTGTACTAACTCATCACCCCCTTCCTTAGTGTTGTTAGAAACAACCTACACTTCACAGCTCGTTGCACCCCATCTATGGTCGACTGTAGCCTCATTGATCTCGATGTGCTCATCTGA
Coding sequences within it:
- the LOC123898087 gene encoding FT-interacting protein 3 — translated: MQRPPPEDFLLKETKPHLGGGKISGDKLTSTYDLVEQMQYLYVRVVKAKDLPSKDVTGSCDPYAEVKLGNYKGTTRHFEKKTNPEWNQVFAFSKDRLQASMLEVTVKDKDVVKDDFIGRVWFDLNEVPKRVPPDSPLAPQWYRLEDRKGDKVKGELMLAVWMGTQADEAFPEAWHSDAATVSGVDALANIRSKVYLSPKLWYLRVNVIEAQDLQPTDKGRYPEVFVKAILGNQALRTRISQSRTINPLWNEDLMFVAAEPFEEPLILSVEDRVAPNKEEVLGRCAIPLQFMDRRLDHKPVNTRWFNLEKHIIVEGEKKKEIKFASRIHMRVCLEGGYHVLDESTHYSSDLRPTAKQLWKSGIGVLEVGILSAQGLMPMKNKDGRGTTDAYCVAKYGQKWIRTRTIIDSFMPRWNEQYTWEVFDPCTVITIGVFDNCHLHGPEKAGGAKDSRIGKVRIRLSTLETDRVYTHSYPLLVLHPNGVKKMGEIQLAVRFTCSSLLNMMHMYSLPLLPKMHYIHPLTVSQLDSLRHQATQIVSMRLSRAEPPLRKEVVEYMLDVGSHMWSMRRSKANFFRIMGVLSGLIAVGKWFDQICNWKNPITTVLIHILFIILVMYPELILPTVFLYLFLIGIWHYRWRPRHPPNMDTRLSHADSAHPDELDEEFDTFPTSRPSDIVRMRYDRLRSIAGRIQTVVGDLATQGERLQSLLSWRDPRATALFVIFCFIAASVLYVTPFQVVALLSGIYVLRHPRFRHKLPSVPLNFFRRLPARTDCML